A region of Hydrogenimonas cancrithermarum DNA encodes the following proteins:
- a CDS encoding LTA synthase family protein has protein sequence MKHLTFEQIVTLVKRTLLLQLLFLLVMTIFRAALFISFTPTSLSDVPMNEIVAAFWFGMRLDLSILGFAYVLPVLLFIAAAFLKNRIAPIWLQRALFGYFFVVYLLVSLILAADYAYFSYFGEHITLWIFGIFDDDTAALLKIAQKNYNLPLIFAMALGYTASLYLTVRQIICRPLLPAKKSHGIVGQSTLLFILLVATFLAIRGSLGIFPIFHWTKDISGNHFVNLISRNGVFAMAKAIEQYKKSQNADQDFIEAMGFAGHIEDAFKIVTGKKEVDPSDLLASLKETTPKNPLLEKLKPHVVVIMVESFGLPITKYQSESFDILRSLKKHFDEDTLFTHFISAANGTIVSMEPMLLNLTARPGTIPYGQSIYQNSSFPTAAAKVYRKSGYETTFMYGGDLSWRNVGSFFSKQGFDSIEGKAKIASTLHLKREDFHDWGVYDQFLYEYILLKLKRATQPQFIYAMTTNNHPPYELYKGYKPKPLKISPELKKHLRGDIELIRKRLYDYQYALDMAGKFLDAIKNGELAQNTVVVITADNNTIEGVMSYDNFAEESKKIPFYLYLPPAIRPEKIDTSVPGSHKDLMATLYGLTLSDTDYLSVGSSLLDDTRLHCGLNESGIVISKAGAFFAGKPQNDAQSACDRYRRAAIAVTDYIAKSLLKKRQD, from the coding sequence TTGAAACATCTGACCTTCGAGCAGATCGTCACCCTCGTCAAACGTACCCTGCTGCTGCAGCTTCTTTTTCTTTTGGTCATGACCATATTCAGGGCGGCCCTTTTCATCTCGTTCACCCCCACATCCCTGTCGGATGTTCCGATGAACGAGATCGTCGCAGCTTTTTGGTTCGGAATGCGTCTGGACCTCTCCATTCTCGGGTTCGCCTATGTATTGCCGGTCCTGCTCTTCATCGCCGCCGCCTTCCTTAAAAACCGCATCGCCCCGATCTGGCTGCAACGTGCCCTGTTCGGTTATTTTTTCGTTGTCTATCTTCTTGTTTCGCTCATTCTCGCGGCCGACTACGCCTACTTCTCCTACTTCGGAGAACACATCACCCTCTGGATCTTCGGCATTTTCGACGACGACACCGCCGCCCTGCTCAAAATCGCCCAAAAGAACTACAATCTCCCGCTTATCTTCGCGATGGCACTGGGATACACCGCTTCGCTCTACCTCACGGTACGCCAAATCATCTGCCGCCCCCTGCTGCCGGCGAAAAAATCCCACGGCATCGTCGGACAGAGCACCCTGCTCTTCATACTTTTGGTGGCGACCTTCCTGGCCATCCGCGGTTCCCTGGGGATTTTTCCCATCTTCCACTGGACCAAAGATATCTCCGGCAACCATTTCGTCAACCTGATCTCCAGAAACGGCGTCTTCGCCATGGCCAAAGCGATCGAGCAGTATAAAAAGAGCCAAAACGCCGACCAGGATTTCATCGAAGCGATGGGATTCGCCGGCCATATCGAAGATGCTTTCAAAATCGTCACGGGCAAAAAGGAGGTCGACCCCTCCGACCTTCTCGCCTCGCTGAAAGAGACGACGCCCAAAAACCCGCTTTTGGAGAAGCTCAAACCCCATGTCGTCGTCATCATGGTCGAGAGTTTCGGCCTGCCGATCACGAAGTACCAGAGCGAGAGCTTCGACATCCTGCGCAGTCTCAAAAAACATTTCGACGAAGACACTCTCTTCACCCATTTCATCTCCGCCGCCAACGGCACGATCGTCTCGATGGAACCGATGCTTCTCAACCTTACCGCCCGCCCCGGAACGATCCCCTACGGCCAGAGTATCTACCAAAACAGCTCGTTCCCGACCGCCGCGGCGAAGGTCTACCGAAAAAGCGGGTATGAAACGACCTTCATGTACGGCGGCGACCTCTCGTGGCGCAACGTCGGCAGCTTCTTCTCCAAACAGGGCTTCGACAGCATCGAAGGCAAAGCCAAAATCGCGAGCACCCTTCATCTCAAAAGAGAGGATTTCCACGACTGGGGCGTCTACGACCAGTTCCTCTACGAGTACATCCTCCTGAAACTGAAACGGGCGACACAGCCGCAGTTCATCTACGCCATGACCACCAACAACCACCCGCCATACGAACTCTACAAAGGGTACAAACCCAAACCGCTGAAAATAAGCCCCGAACTGAAAAAACATCTGCGCGGAGATATCGAGCTGATACGAAAACGCCTCTACGACTACCAGTACGCGCTCGACATGGCGGGAAAATTCCTCGATGCCATAAAAAACGGCGAACTGGCCCAAAACACCGTCGTCGTCATCACCGCCGACAACAACACGATCGAAGGGGTCATGAGCTACGACAACTTCGCCGAAGAGTCGAAAAAGATCCCCTTCTATCTCTATCTGCCACCCGCCATCCGCCCCGAAAAGATCGACACGAGCGTCCCCGGCTCCCACAAGGACCTGATGGCCACACTCTACGGCCTGACCCTCTCCGACACCGACTACCTCTCGGTCGGAAGCAGCCTGCTCGACGACACCCGGCTCCACTGCGGGCTCAACGAATCGGGCATCGTCATCTCCAAAGCAGGCGCCTTCTTCGCGGGAAAACCACAAAACGACGCACAAAGTGCGTGCGATCGTTACAGAAGAGCGGCCATCGCCGTGACTGACTATATCGCCAAATCTCTATTGAAAAAACGTCAGGATTGA
- a CDS encoding lipid A biosynthesis lauroyl acyltransferase has protein sequence MPFRQKRPLDRNDSTEEDRRGGARGTVVMDALYLAAFNLFQWIVRRTPDAVKFPVLKGLAKLAYWLDAKHRRIARVNLDLAFGETMSDEEKERIVEKCYENMLFNLADFVQNQGISKEALLSKVRFENGKILEKAKKSGRPIIFMTAHYGNWEILPLATAVKFDLPISVVGRPLDSKTMNTILERNRQQFDVELIPKQGAMKPLIKALKEGRAVGLLVDQNTTRNEGILVDFFGKKARHTMAVALLARRLDAIIIPTFITSEDHKTFTITFYPPLEVEKTEDKDEDMRRNIQAQSDAIERAIRNKPEEWFWLHRRWKDQYGELYNT, from the coding sequence ATGCCGTTTCGACAAAAACGACCGCTCGATCGCAACGATTCTACCGAAGAGGATCGCCGAGGCGGTGCGCGAGGTACTGTCGTGATGGATGCCCTCTACCTCGCCGCCTTCAACCTCTTTCAGTGGATCGTCCGCCGCACCCCCGACGCCGTCAAGTTCCCGGTCCTCAAAGGGTTGGCGAAACTCGCCTATTGGCTCGATGCGAAACATCGCCGCATTGCGAGGGTCAACCTCGACCTGGCATTCGGCGAAACGATGAGCGACGAAGAGAAAGAGCGCATCGTCGAAAAGTGCTATGAAAACATGCTCTTCAACCTGGCCGACTTCGTGCAGAACCAGGGGATCTCGAAAGAGGCGCTGCTCTCGAAAGTCCGGTTCGAAAACGGTAAGATCCTCGAAAAAGCCAAAAAGAGCGGCAGACCCATCATCTTCATGACGGCCCACTACGGAAACTGGGAGATTCTTCCCCTCGCCACCGCCGTGAAGTTCGACCTTCCCATCTCCGTCGTAGGGCGCCCCCTCGACTCGAAAACGATGAACACGATCCTGGAAAGAAACCGCCAACAGTTCGATGTGGAGCTCATCCCAAAACAGGGTGCGATGAAACCGCTCATCAAAGCGTTGAAAGAGGGGCGTGCCGTGGGGCTCCTCGTCGACCAGAACACGACGAGAAACGAAGGGATCCTCGTCGACTTTTTCGGCAAAAAAGCGCGCCACACCATGGCGGTCGCACTGCTGGCACGGCGCCTCGACGCCATCATCATCCCCACCTTCATCACCAGCGAAGACCACAAAACCTTCACCATCACCTTCTATCCGCCGCTGGAAGTCGAAAAGACGGAGGACAAAGACGAAGATATGCGCCGTAACATCCAAGCACAGTCGGATGCGATCGAACGCGCGATCCGCAACAAACCGGAGGAGTGGTTCTGGCTCCATCGCCGCTGGAAAGACCAATACGGAGAACTCTACAACACGTGA
- the waaC gene encoding lipopolysaccharide heptosyltransferase I → MRVAIVRLTAMGDVIHTLASMQFIKARIPGIHITWFVEEKFAEILRHNPHIDTIVPVDMHGLKKAPSLSALRAIVHTVKAAGPFDRVIDVQGLIKSAVLARIAGSDVAGLDAASAKEGIATLLYRYTYPVDCAEIAPMRFASLLAQSLGIEITKEMLSNKAPYLYFETDEACRTLDPFFTHDKKNVLVVTGASNASKTYPPEKFTELAELLKEYNLLLVAGSEAERESARAIAENSPATLLPPMSLNTLKYAVAKSDLLIGGDTGPSHMAWAMNRPSILLFGSTPKSMMMETPVNIAITSGAKVHPCRFDKNDRSIATILPKRIAEAVREVLS, encoded by the coding sequence ATGAGAGTCGCGATCGTCCGTCTGACGGCGATGGGTGATGTCATCCACACCCTCGCTTCGATGCAGTTCATCAAAGCCCGGATCCCCGGTATACACATCACATGGTTCGTGGAAGAGAAATTCGCCGAGATTCTTCGGCACAACCCCCACATCGACACCATCGTGCCGGTAGATATGCACGGACTCAAAAAAGCGCCCTCTCTTTCTGCACTTAGAGCGATCGTTCACACTGTCAAAGCGGCCGGGCCGTTCGATCGTGTCATCGATGTCCAGGGCCTCATCAAATCGGCCGTACTCGCGCGTATCGCAGGAAGCGACGTGGCCGGCCTCGATGCGGCATCGGCCAAAGAGGGGATCGCGACGCTTCTTTACCGCTACACCTACCCGGTCGACTGTGCCGAGATCGCACCTATGCGTTTCGCGTCGCTTCTGGCCCAGTCGCTCGGCATCGAGATCACGAAAGAGATGCTGTCGAACAAGGCCCCCTACCTCTATTTCGAAACCGACGAAGCGTGCCGCACCCTCGACCCCTTTTTCACTCACGACAAAAAAAACGTCCTCGTGGTCACGGGAGCGAGCAATGCGAGCAAAACCTACCCGCCCGAAAAGTTCACCGAACTCGCCGAGCTGCTGAAGGAGTACAACCTCCTGCTCGTCGCCGGCAGCGAAGCCGAACGCGAATCCGCCCGGGCCATCGCCGAAAACTCCCCGGCCACGCTTCTGCCGCCGATGAGCCTGAACACCCTCAAATACGCCGTCGCCAAAAGCGACCTGCTCATCGGCGGCGACACCGGCCCCAGCCACATGGCGTGGGCGATGAACAGGCCCTCCATCCTCCTTTTCGGCTCGACCCCGAAATCGATGATGATGGAAACCCCCGTCAACATCGCCATCACCTCGGGGGCGAAGGTCCACCCATGCCGTTTCGACAAAAACGACCGCTCGATCGCAACGATTCTACCGAAGAGGATCGCCGAGGCGGTGCGCGAGGTACTGTCGTGA
- a CDS encoding PulJ/GspJ family protein: MKKAFTLVEMLIAVLLTAIVFTYLFATLNDLRSSHARYEKSAKSVTASQTIFSLLTEDITQMRSPMTIVHEAGYDRFSFTTDHSTYGIARPWVHYYVSRRENALIRIEATKPIDFFGSNYIGDLNGTYFFADKLAVECTSLRISDNKSHADLLLKCQKIAPIVMTLYKGDR; encoded by the coding sequence GTGAAAAAAGCGTTCACCCTCGTCGAAATGCTCATCGCCGTTTTGCTCACGGCGATCGTATTCACCTATCTCTTCGCCACACTGAACGATCTGAGAAGCAGCCATGCGCGCTACGAAAAGTCGGCCAAAAGCGTCACGGCGAGCCAGACCATCTTTTCGCTGCTGACAGAAGACATCACGCAGATGCGAAGCCCCATGACGATCGTACACGAAGCGGGTTACGACCGCTTCTCGTTCACGACGGACCACTCCACCTACGGTATCGCGAGGCCCTGGGTCCACTACTACGTCAGCCGCAGGGAAAACGCACTGATCCGCATCGAAGCGACGAAGCCCATCGACTTTTTCGGAAGCAACTACATCGGCGACTTGAACGGTACCTATTTCTTCGCCGACAAACTCGCGGTGGAGTGCACCTCTTTGCGCATCAGCGACAACAAATCCCATGCCGATCTTCTGCTCAAGTGCCAGAAGATCGCGCCCATCGTCATGACACTCTACAAAGGCGACCGATGA
- a CDS encoding prepilin-type N-terminal cleavage/methylation domain-containing protein, whose translation MSKLHASEHSTLNTQHSTLAPLRGAFTLIELLIVLLLMGIVYGIAFNTVMPKSPAEAAREELSLRTIDTLFKTSPNYKKRAMTLYCSESKKCRLTAEGELLSVFSLRETGIAYRLNPDETLQSIDYPHIKIGTDEFRPSFAVRCRKDGFFDPQIIRVGERWLYIHPYEKPRFFDDPVALVSAIRQSDYLPDRAGYAQ comes from the coding sequence ATGAGTAAGCTTCACGCATCCGAACACTCAACACTCAACACTCAACACTCAACACTCGCGCCACTTCGTGGCGCCTTCACCCTGATCGAACTGCTCATCGTACTTCTACTGATGGGCATCGTCTACGGCATCGCTTTCAACACCGTCATGCCGAAATCCCCCGCGGAAGCGGCCCGTGAAGAGCTTTCGCTGCGGACCATCGACACCCTTTTCAAAACCTCTCCGAACTACAAGAAGCGTGCAATGACCCTCTACTGCAGCGAATCGAAAAAATGCCGTCTGACAGCCGAAGGTGAGCTGCTCTCGGTCTTTTCTCTTCGTGAAACCGGGATCGCCTACCGTCTCAATCCCGACGAGACCCTTCAAAGTATCGACTACCCCCACATCAAGATAGGCACCGACGAATTCCGCCCCTCCTTTGCGGTTCGCTGCCGCAAAGATGGCTTTTTCGATCCGCAGATCATCCGCGTCGGCGAACGGTGGCTCTACATCCACCCCTATGAAAAGCCCCGTTTTTTCGACGACCCGGTCGCACTGGTCAGCGCTATACGCCAGAGCGACTACCTCCCAGACAGAGCCGGTTATGCGCAGTGA
- the gspG gene encoding type II secretion system major pseudopilin GspG — MKEKRSQHSTLNTQHSRKRSAFSLLELMIVIIILGLLSALVLPNLIGKAESAKRKLVCIQMKQIEEALKSFKFDNGMYPTTEEGLEALIKNPDPQKYTNYAPTGYLESKTLPRDPWKHPYIYINEGNEINIISLGADGKEGGEGDAKDITLQECERH; from the coding sequence ATGAAAGAAAAAAGATCTCAACACTCAACACTCAACACTCAACACTCCCGAAAACGTTCTGCGTTTTCGCTCCTTGAACTGATGATCGTCATCATCATTCTGGGACTTCTGAGTGCCCTCGTGCTGCCGAACCTGATCGGCAAGGCCGAAAGTGCCAAACGCAAGCTGGTCTGCATCCAGATGAAGCAGATCGAGGAGGCACTCAAATCGTTCAAGTTCGACAACGGCATGTACCCGACAACGGAGGAGGGGCTCGAAGCGCTCATCAAAAACCCCGATCCCCAGAAGTACACGAACTACGCACCGACCGGTTATCTCGAGAGCAAAACACTCCCACGAGACCCGTGGAAGCACCCCTACATCTACATCAACGAAGGCAACGAGATCAATATCATAAGCCTCGGAGCCGACGGCAAAGAGGGAGGCGAAGGGGATGCCAAGGACATCACACTGCAGGAGTGCGAGAGACACTGA
- a CDS encoding four helix bundle protein: MRCKNLNVWKKSCRLSVEIYRYFETCKNFGFKDQITRSALSIASNIAEGVEKDSNKETIRFIEIARGSTAELITQTYIGIEIGYIEKKIGLQWITVIEEIANMLGGLKNTYKEKLA, from the coding sequence GTGCGGTGTAAAAACCTGAACGTTTGGAAAAAGAGTTGTCGGCTTTCGGTCGAGATTTATAGATATTTTGAAACGTGTAAAAATTTTGGATTCAAAGACCAAATCACAAGAAGCGCACTCTCGATTGCGAGCAATATCGCCGAGGGAGTGGAGAAAGATTCGAACAAAGAGACGATTAGATTCATAGAAATCGCACGTGGTTCGACCGCCGAACTGATCACGCAAACCTATATCGGCATCGAAATCGGATATATCGAAAAGAAGATCGGCTTGCAATGGATAACAGTCATTGAAGAGATCGCCAATATGCTAGGCGGTTTGAAGAACACATACAAGGAGAAACTGGCATGA
- a CDS encoding type II secretion system F family protein codes for MTFTYKGYDKSGKRIKGTITAPDVTSAKEQLRYRNVLVESIKPKRQLFARPVPPALIAALGRNLSLYLKAGISLNQGLHLVAENFPKKSKQHAFLEEVARHIESGGSFYDALAAQSIYTVPPYFLHTIKVAQKSGNLEMVLLELSDYVQEQEKIKRDVVKAFIYPTFILLIAIAMINFMLTTIIPKIVDMFESTKSELPTSTKITLALSHFFQAYSGVMIVVAVALAAGLVLSWKQNEKFGYIMDRLVLKIPLFGDMVVFMELGRFGRVMALLMQSGVPFAQALNYAAQTIGNRYLQKLFGKIASQIVEGKSFTQAVRENVKNKEIPNDFINAVALGEKSSHLAFSLKSLAELYAQQNRDRIEVMLALLEPVLMLTIGGIIGFLVISMLLPIFSISIEG; via the coding sequence ATGACTTTCACCTACAAAGGGTACGACAAAAGCGGCAAACGCATCAAAGGCACCATCACCGCACCCGATGTCACGTCGGCAAAAGAGCAGCTTCGATACCGGAACGTTCTCGTCGAGAGTATCAAGCCCAAAAGACAACTCTTCGCCCGTCCGGTCCCGCCCGCACTCATCGCGGCACTCGGGCGGAACCTCAGCCTCTATCTCAAAGCCGGTATTTCACTCAACCAGGGGCTGCATCTCGTCGCCGAAAACTTTCCGAAAAAAAGCAAACAGCACGCCTTTCTCGAAGAAGTTGCCCGTCATATCGAAAGCGGCGGCTCCTTCTACGACGCCTTGGCCGCCCAGAGCATCTATACCGTTCCGCCCTACTTCCTCCACACGATCAAGGTGGCGCAAAAGAGCGGCAACCTGGAGATGGTTCTGCTGGAACTCTCCGACTACGTCCAGGAGCAGGAGAAGATCAAACGCGATGTCGTCAAAGCTTTCATCTACCCCACCTTTATCCTGCTGATCGCCATTGCGATGATCAACTTCATGCTCACGACGATCATCCCCAAGATCGTCGACATGTTCGAATCGACCAAGAGCGAACTGCCCACCTCGACGAAAATCACACTGGCGCTGTCCCACTTTTTCCAGGCCTACTCGGGCGTGATGATCGTCGTGGCCGTCGCACTGGCCGCCGGACTGGTTTTAAGCTGGAAACAGAACGAGAAGTTCGGCTACATCATGGACCGTCTCGTGCTGAAAATCCCTCTTTTCGGCGACATGGTGGTCTTCATGGAGCTGGGGCGTTTCGGGCGGGTGATGGCACTGCTGATGCAAAGCGGCGTTCCCTTCGCCCAGGCGCTCAATTATGCCGCACAGACCATCGGAAACCGCTATCTTCAAAAACTTTTTGGTAAAATAGCTTCACAAATCGTCGAGGGAAAAAGTTTCACACAAGCGGTTCGCGAGAATGTCAAAAACAAAGAGATTCCCAACGACTTCATCAACGCCGTGGCGCTGGGAGAGAAGAGCTCACACCTGGCATTTTCGCTCAAAAGCCTCGCCGAACTCTACGCCCAACAGAACCGCGACCGCATCGAAGTGATGCTCGCCCTGCTGGAACCTGTCTTGATGCTCACGATCGGCGGGATTATCGGATTTCTGGTCATCTCGATGCTGTTGCCGATTTTCTCAATAAGTATTGAGGGCTGA
- a CDS encoding GspE/PulE family protein produces the protein MFSAPLQATLPIYTEVQNLDFYIKNGLLFCIYEEKPHACIRENPDANMLNALSHLGGKFPLLLLETESYDDLKNRFLEAKSEESIGGIEGFESPEEIENFLQNEDLLTSEDSAPIIRYVNSLFVQAIKRRATDIHIETFEKDGDVRFRIDGVLNKIATLKKGAIGSIINRIKVISNLDISETRIPQDGRTKITIAGASVDVRVSILPTYYGEKAVLRLLMKGESIPSLQELGFSEEVYTKLRSLLKHSYGMILITGPTGSGKSTTLHSFLKEIDHEHYNIVTVEDPVEYNAEGINQIQVNEKVNLTFSEALRSILRQDPDVIMVGEMRDKETAKIATQAAMTGHLLLSTLHTNSAASAIPRLIDMGIDPFLVSSTLIGILAQRLVRLLCPHCKIPYEPTDEDIRYFDLPHNATLYGPKGCDKCGGTGYVGRRAIGEIIIVDEAFAAQIKRGADEQELRRYLIEKSDFRPMFEELRRMVIAGETSISEAVRIGVKGL, from the coding sequence ATGTTTTCCGCGCCGCTTCAGGCGACACTTCCCATCTATACGGAAGTCCAAAACCTCGACTTTTACATCAAAAACGGCCTGCTTTTCTGTATCTACGAGGAGAAACCCCACGCCTGTATTCGTGAAAACCCCGATGCCAACATGCTCAACGCCCTCTCGCATCTTGGCGGAAAATTTCCCCTCCTGCTGCTTGAAACGGAGAGTTACGACGATCTGAAAAACCGTTTCCTCGAAGCCAAAAGCGAAGAGAGTATCGGAGGCATCGAGGGGTTCGAAAGCCCGGAAGAGATCGAAAACTTCCTTCAGAACGAAGATCTTCTGACAAGCGAAGACTCGGCGCCGATCATCCGTTACGTCAACTCCCTTTTCGTACAGGCGATCAAACGGCGCGCCACCGATATCCACATCGAAACCTTCGAAAAAGATGGAGACGTCCGATTCCGTATCGACGGCGTATTGAACAAGATAGCCACCCTGAAAAAAGGGGCGATCGGCTCCATCATCAACCGTATCAAGGTCATCTCCAACCTCGACATTTCCGAAACACGCATCCCCCAGGACGGCCGTACGAAGATCACGATCGCCGGAGCGAGCGTCGACGTGCGCGTCTCGATCCTTCCGACCTATTACGGCGAAAAAGCGGTACTTCGCCTTCTGATGAAAGGCGAGTCGATTCCCTCCCTACAGGAACTCGGCTTCTCCGAAGAGGTCTACACCAAACTGCGTTCGCTCCTGAAACACAGTTACGGAATGATCCTCATCACCGGCCCGACCGGAAGCGGCAAGTCGACGACATTGCACTCCTTTTTGAAAGAGATCGACCACGAACACTACAACATCGTCACCGTCGAAGACCCGGTCGAATACAACGCCGAAGGGATCAACCAGATCCAGGTGAACGAGAAGGTGAACCTCACCTTCTCCGAAGCGCTCCGTTCCATCCTGCGCCAGGACCCCGACGTCATCATGGTCGGCGAGATGCGTGACAAGGAGACGGCGAAAATCGCCACACAGGCGGCGATGACGGGCCACCTGCTGCTCTCGACGCTTCACACCAACAGTGCCGCATCGGCCATTCCGCGCCTGATCGACATGGGCATCGACCCCTTTCTGGTCAGTTCCACCCTCATCGGCATCCTTGCACAGCGCCTCGTCCGGCTGCTCTGCCCACACTGCAAAATTCCCTACGAGCCGACCGACGAAGATATCCGTTACTTCGACCTGCCGCACAATGCCACCCTCTACGGCCCCAAAGGGTGCGACAAGTGTGGCGGAACGGGTTATGTGGGGCGGCGCGCCATCGGCGAGATCATCATCGTAGACGAAGCCTTCGCCGCGCAGATCAAACGTGGCGCCGACGAACAGGAGCTGCGGCGATACCTAATAGAAAAGAGTGATTTCAGGCCGATGTTCGAAGAGCTCAGGCGCATGGTGATCGCGGGGGAAACGAGTATTTCCGAAGCGGTGCGCATCGGGGTCAAAGGGCTATGA
- the gspD gene encoding type II secretion system secretin GspD, whose translation MRFINLFLLTALILPFGLQAKKITVNFNNTPIKDVIRFVAKQAHKNILITDRISGNVNFISEEPIDEKELLPLLSQILQNRGYTIIDGNNGYMMVTRAANAKKMATPGKSEAGMLTKIIPVHYLKASDAVQKLRYLSSQFASVTFDNNKNVIIMSDYPNHIENFEATLRKIDRPMKKEIRFIALDNADAIAAMKELNAIFKALSSTFRFPVTLNADAKSNKIVVIADTHDIERAVGIVKKYDSQNSAKEVMSDVIFLNNAEAAATVKILTGLMKSFDKQTQAHVSIQAKEDINAIAITGTPQAVKLITKVIKKLDIEQQQVYIKAHIYEISQNKLQNLGIKWGLAGGAVAGNTLLTSIFNMGGSSFVLPSSLTDTIDFGTTSKAVAVGAIIDLLKQNGAVNVVSEPNVLCINNKKSTVYIGKTISILTSQATGNDTTSITRNTYSREDIGLTLEVKPQIASDDKVLLEVKTKIEDIDRSSTVAADRPTTLKREVNTVSIVQNGESVIIGGLLKDYYSKGVSKVPLLGDLPFLGALFTSTNENRDQINVIVVLTPYIIKNSQSLAKIQEQIAKTEDLKTKLTKILQRELEAEKGNE comes from the coding sequence ATGAGATTTATTAACCTGTTTTTACTGACAGCTCTGATCCTGCCATTCGGCCTTCAGGCAAAAAAGATCACCGTCAACTTCAACAACACGCCGATCAAGGACGTGATCCGTTTCGTCGCGAAACAGGCCCACAAAAACATCCTCATCACCGACAGAATCAGCGGCAACGTCAACTTCATCTCCGAAGAACCGATCGACGAGAAAGAGCTGCTTCCACTTCTGTCGCAGATCCTGCAAAACCGCGGCTACACGATCATCGACGGAAACAACGGCTACATGATGGTCACGCGCGCCGCCAACGCCAAGAAGATGGCGACTCCCGGCAAATCGGAAGCGGGTATGCTGACCAAAATCATTCCGGTCCACTACCTCAAAGCGAGCGATGCGGTACAGAAACTGCGCTATCTCAGCAGCCAGTTCGCCTCGGTCACCTTCGACAACAACAAAAATGTCATCATCATGAGCGACTACCCCAACCATATCGAGAACTTCGAGGCGACACTTAGGAAGATCGACCGGCCGATGAAAAAAGAGATCCGTTTCATCGCACTCGACAATGCGGACGCCATCGCCGCCATGAAAGAATTGAACGCGATTTTCAAAGCGCTCAGCTCCACCTTCCGCTTCCCGGTCACGCTCAATGCCGATGCAAAAAGCAACAAAATCGTCGTGATCGCCGATACCCACGACATCGAAAGAGCCGTCGGCATCGTCAAAAAATACGACAGCCAAAACAGTGCCAAAGAGGTGATGAGCGACGTCATTTTCCTCAACAATGCCGAAGCGGCCGCAACCGTCAAAATCCTGACGGGATTGATGAAAAGTTTCGACAAGCAGACGCAGGCACACGTTTCGATTCAGGCGAAAGAGGATATCAACGCCATCGCCATCACCGGAACCCCGCAGGCGGTCAAGCTGATCACGAAGGTGATCAAGAAGCTCGATATCGAACAGCAGCAGGTCTACATCAAAGCCCACATCTACGAGATCAGCCAGAACAAACTGCAAAACCTCGGCATCAAATGGGGGTTGGCCGGGGGTGCCGTCGCCGGGAACACCCTTTTGACATCGATCTTCAACATGGGCGGCTCCTCGTTCGTACTGCCCTCCTCCCTGACCGACACCATCGACTTCGGAACGACCTCGAAGGCTGTCGCAGTCGGTGCCATCATCGACCTGTTGAAACAAAACGGTGCCGTCAACGTCGTCTCCGAACCCAACGTTCTGTGCATCAACAACAAAAAATCGACGGTCTACATCGGCAAGACGATCTCGATCCTCACCAGCCAGGCAACGGGAAACGACACCACCTCCATCACGCGCAACACCTACAGCCGTGAAGATATCGGGTTGACACTCGAAGTCAAACCCCAGATCGCCAGCGACGACAAAGTCCTTCTCGAAGTCAAGACGAAGATCGAAGATATCGACCGTTCGAGCACGGTCGCCGCCGACCGTCCGACGACACTGAAACGGGAAGTCAACACGGTCTCGATCGTCCAGAACGGCGAGAGCGTCATCATCGGCGGCCTGCTCAAAGACTACTACTCCAAAGGCGTCAGCAAGGTACCACTGCTCGGCGACCTTCCTTTCCTCGGCGCGCTCTTCACCTCCACCAACGAGAACCGGGACCAGATCAACGTCATCGTCGTCCTGACACCCTACATCATCAAAAACAGCCAGTCGCTCGCGAAGATCCAGGAGCAGATTGCGAAGACGGAAGATCTCAAAACGAAACTCACAAAAATCCTTCAGCGCGAGCTCGAAGCCGAAAAGGGGAACGAATAA